The Chloroflexus aggregans DSM 9485 genome segment CTTCATAGAGCGACCAGGCCATCACCAATTGCAGCGCCGGTATATCAATGCGCGCGGCATTTTCGATGAAATGAACAATACCATCGCCGACCGGTTGATTGACCCCAATGATGATCGCGTTGTTGAAGCGTGTATCGATGATATACACTTGGGGGAAGACCGCTAACATCGTTGATGCTAAGGCATTCACCAACCGATCATCGCCACTCGCCGGTCGACCGGCATTGACGACTGCAACGCCACGCGGATTGAGTTTGGCTTTGACCTCACGAAAAAACTCGACGGTGGTCAAGTGAAACGGGATATAGGGCTGGTGGTAGGCATCCATCCCGATCACGTCGTAACGCCGGTCAGTCGTTGCCAGCCAATACCGCGCATCTTCGTTGTAGGTGGTGAAGTAAGGTGCTTGTGGGCTGCCATCGGCCATATCAAAATAACGTCGCCCAACTTCGCTGATTGTGCGGTCGATTTCTACAGCATCAATGATCGTATCCGGACCGTAAATCGCTAAGAACTGCTGGGCGATACTACCGGCAGCGGCACCGAGAAGGGCCAGCGAACGAACATCTGCCGGATCGGTATCGGGATAGAGGTAGGGCGCAACGGTGAAATAGTCCCACGGCCCACCATCGGTGAGGAGATCGAGCGGATCACCGGTTTCGCGATACTTAAGCCGGTAGATCGAATGGAACGCTAAGCCCTCGTTGAGGATCAACACACGCCGCCGATCGACCACGCCATTACTGTACGTGATCTCTTGCTCGGCAACTTGGATATAGTTGTAATCCGACTCGAATTCGGCAATGAGGCGACAATTACGACAATCGGCTGCTTTGATGACACCGGTTGTAAGTTGGTACGCGCCGGCCAATACAACCACCGTTATCACCAACAGTAGCCCACGCGGATCGCGCAACCCGATGAGGCTGAGCACAACCAAGAACCCGGCAAAGAGGAACAGCGTGCTGGCAACACCGATAGCCGGAATCAGCACCAAGACGGTGAGGAAGGTGCCAACAATCGACCCAATTGTTGAGAGTGCCGAAATCGTACCGGCAGTGCGACCGGCTCGCGCAATATCCGCGGCGTAGCGCAGTTGCAACCGAATGGCAAAGGGACTAACCATCGCCATTAACGTCACCGGTATTGCGAACAGTAAGATGACCCCGATGAGCGCGGCCAGAAACCCTCCGGCAGCGACATTGCGCAACGCGCCTTGGGCCGTGCTCAAGATTGGACGGGCGATAAACGGGATAACCGCACAGCTCAGCCCGGCCCAACCGATCAATTGAAACAGCAACCGCCAATCGGGACGACGGTCGGCAACGAGACCACCTAACCGGTACCCAATTGCCAAATAGACGAGCGTCATACCAATGACGACTGCCCAGATCGGCTGTGAGGTACCAAAAAACGGGGCCAGCATACGCGGCATCACCATCTCGATCCCGAGTGTGCCGATCCCGGCAAGAAAGACGACGGCGAGTAACAATCGCTCACCGACCGCAAATTGTTTTGCTGTCATGCGTCTATCTCATCAATCACACGATGGTTGGTATAATCACCTCTAGCGACGGAAAACACCGACACATCTCACGATGAACGGTCCCGTAATCTCTACAGATGGGCTAGATGATAGTACCGCTACCCCTTATCTGATGGCACTAATAATTAATCGTTCAAGAAGTTGCAATACCAACATTGCCACAATCGGCGAAAAATCGAACATGCCAATATTCGGCATAATGCTACGAATCGGGCCTAAAATCGGTTCGGTAATCTCATGCAAAAAACGAGTTACCGGAAAGTTCGCTTGTGGATCGATCCACGAAGCTAATACTCTGCCTAAGATGGCATAAAACAGCACAGTAAATAGAATGCTAACAAAGCTTACCAAAAAGCCTGACATGTTACTCCCTCCCGTCGTTGTCGAGCGATTCCAGCCGAGTCCGCACCGCCGCCGCGTGCGCAAAGAGACCTTCAGCTTCGGCAATCCGAATTGCCGCCGGACCAATCCGCTTCACACCGGCCCGATTGAGGCCAACGAGTGAGATCACTTTCCGAAAACTATCAACGTTGACCGGCGAGGCATAACGAGCCGTACCTTCGGTCGGCATAATGTGTGACGGACCGGCCACGTAGTCACCGAGAACTTCAAACGAATCTTCACCTAAAAAAACACCACCGGCATTACGTACTTCACCAACGTAAGCCCATGGTTCGGCGATCAGTAAACAGAGATGTTCAGGGCCGTATTCGTTGGCCAAGGCGAATGCCGTTGTCAGATCGGGCACCATGACAATCCCACCACGCCGCGTCACCGCATCGCGGGCAGCCTGCGCATTCACCGCCGGCAACGCTGCTAATTGCCGTTCCACTTCGCGCTGCACTTGCTCGGCCAACCCCCAATCGGGCGTGAGCAAGATTGCGCTGGCCTCGCGATGCTCGGCCTGCGCCAACAGATCGGCTGCTACTGAGCGGGGATTTGCCGTCTGATCGGCGATGACGAGGGTCTCTGTTGGTCCTGGCAAACTCACCACTCCAACCGTCCCATAGACCATCCGCATCGCTTGGATCACGTAACGATTGCCCGGCCCGGCTACTGCGTCAACGCGCGGCACACTTTCCGTTCCGTAAGCAAGGGCAGCTATCGCTTGCGCACCACCGACGGCGAAGAAGCGGTCAACCCCGGCCAGGTGCGCCGCCGCGAGGACCGCCATTGCCGGTTCACCGGTTGAGCGTTGCGGTGGTGAACAGACCACAATCTCACGCACACCGGCGACCCGAGCCGGCACTGCCGCGTGGATCAGCGACGATGGTAAGGGCGCGGCACCACCGGGCACGTATATTCCGACCCGATCGAGCGGTCGCACAATCTGCCCTAATGCTCCTTCGACGCTAAATTCCACCCACGAGTTGCGCAGTTGCCGCTCGTGAAAGCGACGAATCCCGTTGATCGCTAACAACAATGCTTGCCGCAATGATTGATCGATATCGGCCGCTGCCGCTGCCAGTCGTTCGCGTGGGATCTCGATAACCTCGCAGTCGACACCGTCGAAACGATGGGTATACTCGCGCAACGCAGCATCACCACGCTGCCGGACGTTGGTAATAATCTCGGCAACCGTCGTCACCGTAGCAGTATCGTCATCGAGGAACGCACGACGTAAGATCCCGGCACGGGCAACAGCAAGATCGGTAATAATCGGAATGGTCATGGTTTTACTCGTTACACCTCTCGCTCGTGACCGACCACCTACCGCGGAGCAGGGTTTAGCCACCAAGCGTACAGCCTATGCAAAACCCCAGCTTACCAATGGTATTGTCATTGTACCGCACCTTATCGATTATGGGCGCGCTGCTAAGGTAACGGTCACTTGCATTTGCTCGCCGTCACGTTGAATGGTGAGTACCACCTGATCACCAACTTGATACTGGTCGAGCAGACCTATCAGTTGGTCGCTGGAGAAGATCGGCACGTCATCACACGCCAAAATGATGTCACCACCGAGCAAAACCGGCAAACCACGATAGGTCGCTTCTCTCGTTCCTCCACGCAAGCCGACCACGCCGGCCGGACTATCGGCTTGCACCACACCGATCAGCACCCCACGATTAACCGGTAACCCAAAGCGATTGGCAAATAACGTGTCGATGGTGGTCATACTGATGCCAAGCCATGGATGGTCATAACGCCCATACATGATCAGTGCCGGAACAACACGCGCCACCGTCTGCGCCGATACCGCATAACCAACCCCCTCAAAACTGCTCCCGCCTAAACTTACGCTAATTGCGGTATTGACACCGATCACCTCACCACGGAGATTCAGCAGCGGGCCACCAGAGTTACCGGGATTAATCGCAGCATCGGTTTGGATCACATTGGGAAGACTAAACGACCCAAAACTACGGCTCGGCCCACGGAGAGTACGCCCTAACCCACTAATCACGCCAACGGTCAACGTATTCGGCTGACCAAACGGGCTACCGATCGCCACCGCCGTCTGCCCTACTTGTACCAACCGGCTATCGGCAAGTGGAAGTGGTCGCATCCCTTCAGGCAGGCTGGTCACCTTAATGACGGCTAAATCGCTATCGGGATCACTCCCGATCAGATCGGCCACAACCGTCGCCCCATTGGCAAAACGGACTTGGATTTGTGATGCTCCATCAATGACGTGATGATTCGTAACGATATGCCCCTGTGTATCAAACAAAAAGCCAGAACCTTGTCCGGTCGGGCCATCGGGTGAAATCGGCGGGTGACCCGGTGGCAGATTCGCGCTCTGATCAACCACCACATCAATACTGACGACGGCTTGGCTAGCTTGTTGATAGAGCATAATCAACTGCTGCTCATATTCGGTAAACGCTACCTCGGTATTTGTCGTTGGCATAGGCGCCTGAATAGGTGGCAACGGAGCATCGGTTGGGCGCACCGGTGGTGCGGTTGGTGTCGGTGCCTGGGCGATAGGTGAAGCAGGAATATCGGGGCGCGTACAACTCATAAGCACGGCCAACAGCAAGAGAGACATAATACGGCGCATGGACAATCTCCGATGTATGAAGTGAAAACTGTTGCCAACCTTGATCCGACACTTAAATATAGGGGCACGGCAGACCGTGCCCCTACATTACCAAATTTCTATCCACCCTGGCAAAAATGCGCTATCGTCTCCAGGATAGGCAGAGCGGCGCTTCTACCTGCGTATCGCGGACGCAGCCGCCCCCTCTCCAGATCCTGAGCCAAACGTCCACAAGACCGTTCACGCCCGCATTGTGTGAGGTTGCGGCCAGAAACCGGGCCAAACTGAGGCAAAAAAGAGGCCGGCGGCAAATCCGGCTTGCATACCGTTGAGTAGTAAGAGCCACAGCGGAGCAAACCACCAACCACTGTAATGGCCAATAATTTCAAGCGGCCAGAGCAAGAAGGGAAGCGCTGCCAAGACCAAACGCCATGGCCATGCTAATGTGCGATACCATACCAACAGCGATGGCGCACGTTCACCGACCCTCAGCCGTGCGCACCACAGCCCAATGGTCGCTCCCCAGCATCGTGCGCAAACGGCCATCGGCCAACCGAATAGGAAGAAAGCACGCTCCGGCGTCGGACAGATGAACGTTGCCAGCACATCACGGGCTAAGGTGCCGGTATCGCTCACCAGTGGTAAACCGGTAGCGCGGAACAGAGGCGAGGCAAGCGGGCCGAGGAATAAAATCCACAGCAATAGATCGAATGCCCAACGTGGCCATGAACGGATCGGCAGTTGCGTGGCAAGCACTTGTGCAGTCATAGTGGTATCTCAATCACAACGATAAACAGGAACGAGGCAACGAATCTCAATCAGCCCATGGTACCGACAAACCGGGAGCCTCACCTCTACCTACCCAAGCGATGAACATCCCACCAAATACCGGGCAAACGTGCCACCTTCTCGCGCAGCGACAGATACGCACGGTGGTTGTATGAATCATACCGGTTAGCAACGATTTTATCAAGGATGCCGCGGTAGACGCGCGCTGCGGCCGCTACGGCCAATCGCACTTCAGGTGGCAAGAGCGCGATACCGGGCCAACTCTCATCGTACAAACGATGGGTACGTTCGATTTGAAACTTCATCAATGCAATGAAGCGCTCATCGTAGACCCGGGCCAGAATATCATCGGCAGTCAAACCAAAGCGAGCCAGTTCATCGATCGGCAGATACACCCGCCCACGATTGGCATCCTCGCCAACATCGCGCAGGATATTAGTCAACTGCAAGGCCACTCCTAGCTTAATCGCGTATGGTGTCGCTCCGGGCGCAGCACCGGTAATCCCAATCACCAACATCCCCACCACCGATGCGACCCGGTAGCAATAGAGCCACAGATCGGCAAACGTGGCATAGCGCGAGATCGTCAGATCCATCGCTACTCCGGCCAACAACTCATCGATGAGGTGCGGTGAAAGGTTATACCGTTGGCAAGTATCGGCCCATGCCAAAAGGACCGGGTGCGCCGTATCGAGGCACGGACGACGAGCCACGCGCACCCATTCGGCTAATGCCCTGGCCGGGTCAGTCCTCGCCATATCAACCGTATCATCGGTTGTGCGACAGAACGCATACAACGCTCGCACGGCTCGTCGTTGTGGTGGCGGCAAAAACTGGGTACTAAAGAAAAAGCTCTTGGAGTGACGGCGGATCACCTCATCACAGAAGGCATATGCCTCTGCCAGCGAACGAACACGCGGCGGTGGCAGTTGGTCGGCACTTGACGAGGAAGGTACATCGCTGAGATGAAAGAGCTGAGCAAGCTGCTCGTCTGCCGGAAGTGCCTGGCTAACCGGCAATCCGTTCCCGCGCGTGATAACCGAGATCGAATTCAGCGACACACCGCACTCCTTTTGTCACATAGTCACACTTACTTTTACTATACGCAATTTTACTCATGCAGACAAGGGGAAGGCAAGCGTTATTGTCTTAGCAGACAATAACGCTTGGATAACGACAGCTTAATTAGCGACTACGACTCAGAAGTGATGCAACGTTTTCGACGGCTTCCTGCGCATCACGACCTAAAAACGTTCCCGGCATCTTGTGGGTCAGCACGGGGTTGAGGTTAAACGCACGGCCGCCGTATCCAAACAGAGGTGTAGGTGGTGGTAGTTGTTGCAGAGCACGACCAATCTCAAGAAGTTGCGTAGCGGTTTCTGTGGTCGAAGCCGAGAGGCACACCAGATCGGGTTGAATGTGGCGTACCGCATCGAGCAAATCCCTGACCGGTATTTCAGGACCGAGATAAACAACCTGCCAGCCGTGGCGCACGAGAAAGACGGCCAGCATCAATGCACCCAGATCATGTTGTTCGCTCGGCGCACACCCCACAACCACCAACCCACGACCTTCGGTCACGTTATAGGTATTAAACAGACTCGATAGTTTGCGCCGAATAAACTGGGTTGCAAAATGCTCGGCCGTAACCGAGATACGGCCGGCATGCCACTGTTCCCCGATCTCGATCATCACCGGCTGAATCAGCTTCAAAAAGACATCTTCAAGCGGATAAAGCGCGAACGCTTCACCCAATATCTGCTCGGCGCGCGTTGCATCGAAATCGGTCAGCGCGTTAATCATCCGCGCTTGCATCCGCTCCCACGTGTGCGGCTCGGTATCAACAGCCGTGTTGAGCCACGAAAGCCCCGTCTCGCTCCCATCGTTCATGAGCGCGATCGCCTGGCTGATGGTTAATCCTTCGGCGGTACGATCCCGCAGCCAGCGAATCGTGGCAATGTCGCGCTCGGAGTAGAGGCGATGGCCGCCTTCTGTGCGCTGCGGACGCGGTATGCCGTAACGGCGTTCCCATGCGCGGAAAGTGTCGGCCGGCACGCCCGTCTCCTGTGCGACAGCCTTGGTATTGTAACGAGGCTTGTCTGAAAATTGGGAGAGAAAGTGTTGCGGTGCCATCGTTGTACGACCCTTCCCAGCGCTCAAACGGTGATGTAGCGATGGCGCATAATTTTTTACACCTAACCCCTATCGTACCACGATGATCGCCTACATAGACGTTGCCGGGTAAAGGCTTCATGACTGCACAGATAGACCGGCAGGCGTGGTACAATGTTGTGAATATTGTAGCATGTTGCACAATCACTGTCAATAAAATGCACATACAAACGCGACGTAATTCCTGCTTCCACCTTGGTAGTATGCGAGAACACCTATGCGGGCACTGATTACTGGGATCAACGGCTTTGTCGGTGGTCATCTTGCCGAATATTTGCTAGCAGATGGACGCTGGGAAGTGTGGGGATTGTCTCGTTCGGCAACGATTACCCTCCCGGAACTAGCCGGCAAAGTGCCGGTGGTGCAGGCCGACCTGTCTGATCCCGAAGCGACGATGCGGGCTATCGTACAGGTGCGACCCAACGTGATTTTTCATTTAGCCGGCCAGCCCTTCGTCCCCGAATCGTTTCGTGATCCGGCCGGAACATTAGCCACCAATACCCTCGGTGCATTACACATCTTTCTCACCCTGATCGAGTATCGGATGGCGACTCGTGTATTGGTAATCGGTACGAATGAAGAGTATGGGAAGATCGATCCTGCCGATTTACCAATCGATGAAGATACCCCTTTACGCCCAACCAGCCCGTATGGTGTCAGCAAAGCCGCGCAGAGCCTCTTAGCCTTGCAGTATCATTACAGTCATGGCCTCGATCTGGTACGAGTACGGCCATTTACCCATATCGGGCCACGCCAAAACGAACGATTCGTCACGGCTGCCTTTGCCCGCCAAATCGCTCGCATCGAGCTTGGCCTGCAACCTCCGGTTGTGCAAGTCGGTAATTTGGCCGCCCAACGCGATTTTTCCGATGTGCGTGATGTCGTCGCGGCCTATGCGCTCTTGGCCGAACACGGCGAGAGCGGCGCAGTCTATAATGTCGGTTCGGGCAGAGCGGTGATGATCCGCGAGTTGCTCGATATGCTGCTGGCCGAATGCTCTGTACCGGTCGAAGTACGCCTCAATCCCGAATTAATGCGCCCTATCGATATTCCCGTTGTCGTGTGTGATGCGAGCCGTCTTCGCGCCCGTACCGGCTGGGAACCACGCTACACGCTGGCCGAAACGTTGCACGATATCCTGACCTACTGGCGACAACGGGTTCGCGCCGAAGCACTGGCTACTACTGATTAAGAAAATCGTCACTCTACAGGCGCTGTCTCGTAAGCTGTTTGTGGTATAGTGGCGCTATATTGTGCCCATCCTTAACTGATAGTGGCGTTGTTGTTTCACGAGAAGTGTGAGCTATGAAAGCAGTAATCCTCGTTGGCGGCCAGGGTACACGTTTGCGTCCGCTCACCTGCCGCACACCCAAACCAATGCTACCACTGGTCAATCAGCCGTTTATCGAATGGATGTTGCTCCGACTGCGCGATTACGGCATCCGCGAAGTGATCCTGGCCGTCCAGTATCTGGCCGACCGCTTCCGTACCGCCCTCGGTGATGGTTCGCATCTCGATATGCGGCTCCACATCGTGGAAGAGCCTGAACCGCGTGGTACTGCCGGCGCTGTCAAGCACGTCGAACATTTACTCGATGGAACGACGTTCATTTTTAACGGCGATGTGATGACCGATCTCGACCTGAAGGCAATGCTCGATTTTCACCGTGAACGGGGCAGTAAAGTAACCATCTCGCTCACGCCGGTTGATGATCCGACCCAATTCGGTTTGGTTGAGACCGATCGCGACGGACGTGTGCGCCGGTTTCTGGAAAAACCGCGTCTTGAGGATATTACGACCAATTTTGTCAATGCCGGAACGTATCTGATCGAACCTGAGATCTTTCGCTACGTACCGCCCAATCAGTTCTATATGTTTGAACGTGGCCTCTTCCCGGTTGTGCTTCAGACCGGTGACCCAATGTACGGTTTTCCATCGCGCGCCTACTGGACCGATATCGGCAAGCCTCAGACATATCTCGATGTGCATCACGATATTTTGATCGGCAAAGTTCAGTATCATTTTCGCGGCCAACAAGTAGGTGAACGTATCTGGGTAGAAGGGGAAGTGGATATTCATGCAAGTGCTCAAATTGTTGGTCCGGTTGTTATCGGTCACGGCACCCGGATTGGTCGCGGGACACGCATTATTGGCCCAACGGTGATCGGCGAACGGTGTGAAATTGGTCCTGAGTGTCAAATCGAGGGCGTTGTGATGTGGGAACGCAACGTGATCGAAGAAGGCGTGACCCTGCGCAATTGTGTATTGGGTTCCGGCAACCGGATCGGTGAGCGATCGCACATCATCGATGGCACGATTATCAGCGACGAGTGCCACATTGGACAAGAAAACCGCCTTGAACGCGGTATTCGTATCTGGCCTGGTACGACTCTCGGTGATCGAGCCATCTCGTTTTAGGAGTCTTGCCACGGGATGATAAACATCACGCTGTTTGTCATCCCGTTTTGTTGTTCAACGCTGCGCCAAGAGATCGCGAATCTCGGCCAATAACCGCTCACTTGGGGTTGGTTGAGGCAAAGCAGGTGGCTCCGCCGGTTTCGGATTGAACCGGTTGGCAGTTCGCACGATCAGAAAAATCACGAAAGCTACTAAGAGAAAATTGATTACTGCATTGAGAAATGACCCATACGCCAATACCGGACCGGCAGCCCGCGCCTCGGCCAGCGTTGTTGCCGTCTGACCGGCAAGTGGCAAGAAATAGTTGCTCATATCGGTGCGCCCGCCCACGAGTAAGCCAAGTAGCGGATTGATAATATCGTTGACGAGCGAATTGATAATCGCGGTAAATGCTGCACCGATAATCACACCCACCGCTAGGTCAAGGACATTTCCCCGATTAATAAAGGTCCGAAATTCGTTGAGCACGGAATTGCCTCCTTTCGCTACTACTGAGTACGCCAACCACAACGACGGCGAAATAGCTGCACGTAGGATAACGTCTCACGACAGTACGATTGCAGTCTATCAGCATGTGTCTTTACCGGCAAAAGTTGATCTGTTAACTATTGAGCATTAGTCTAAAAATCTTCACAGACGGTTGTGAGGTATGATCCTTATCCGCGCTGAATTTGTGATAACGTGTACATAGTATCACCGATTGCCTTTGATTCTCGCGGGGAAGGACTGGGACATGGCAAGACCGAAACGACCGCCGCATCCGATGATTGCACGGGCACGCGCATATCTACGTACCATTGCGCCCGATTTACAATATGCACCATTAATTCTACGGACCCTCGATGGGCCGCCGGGTAGTCCGCGTTATGCCGTCTCGGTGGCACGTTGCCAAAATGTTGGCGAATGTCCGTATGCTATGGCAGATCCGTCTGTCTGCACAATCCCGAGCTGCGATTTGCGCCGTTCACTCCGGCTCTTGCTTAATGCCGACGGCAGCTTAGCTCAGGTTATTGAAGGCCACCGACGTTGGAACCCTCGTCCACTCGACGATCCCGGCTCGTAATGAGATAGCAACAAGGAGGTTGCGATGTACCGCCACATTCTCGTCCCACTTGATGGCTCAGCGCTTGCCGAACAGGTATTGCCACACGTTCATGCACTTGCCGCTAATGAAGGTACGAAGCAGATTACCCTGCTCCGTGCAGTACCACCGATCTTCACTACTAGTGTTGATTACAGCGGCATGTTGGCGACCACAGCCGATGCGATCACCACAATGGAGCAGGAAGCGCTCGAATACCTACAGCATATCGCTAAACAGTTCCAAGGTGAGGGTTATCAGGTTCACATTGAGATTAGCGCACTGCCTCCTGCCGAAGCGATTATCGAATACGCCGAAAACCACGATGTTGATCTGATCGTGATCGCCACGCATGGCCGTAGCGGGCTGAGCCGGTGGGTGTTTGGCAGCGTTACGCAGAAGGTCGTGCAAGTCGCACCAACACCGGTGCTGGTGATCCGTCCGAAGGAGGTGAAAGCGTAAGTCGCAGCGCTTGGGACAAAAGTTCACCCTGTGAATTGGGTGTGCAAAGGCTGTGTTGTGCTGTCACCTATTGACGCAACCGTCACCACTCTGATAATCTGTTCTTAACAATACTTTTTTCCTTTCCAGCACACGCCCATCGGGCGCGGGCTTGCGTCAAGGAGGACAGCCATGCGAGCGTTCGAATCGGAAAGGATTCACAACATCGGCATATTCGGTCACCTCGGCAGCGGGAAGACAACGCTGGCCGAGGCAATGCTGATGACCGCCCACGCCATCCCGCGGATGGGGCGCGTCGAGGACGGGTCAACTACCAGTGACTACGACCCCGACGAGCACCGACGCGGGATGTCTATTTCGCTGAGCGTGCTCCCGTTGGAGTGGAATGGTGACAAGATCAACCTAATCGACGTGCCCGGTGCGGCCGATTTTGCCGGTGAGGCAGCGGCAGCGATGCGTGTGATCGATGGCGCGTTGATCGTCATCGACGCTAGCGCCGGTGTTGAGGTAGGAACGGAACTGTTCTGGGAGATGGCCGTTCAGCAACGCATCCCCCGCATCTTGTTCGTCAATAAGCTCGACCGCGATAATGCGAATTTCTACCGCGTGATCGAGCAGGCGCGTGAGATCCTCGATGCTGCGGTTATTCCGTTGCAAATCCCTATCGGCAGCGGTAAAGACTTCAAAGGTATTATCTCGCTGCGCCAACAACGGGCATGGCTGACTAGCCCGAAGCATGACGGTGGCTATATCGAGGCCGATGTGCCCGCTGAACTTGACACGCTAATGCACGAGTGGCGCACGGCCCTGATTGATAAAATTGCCGCAACCAACGATCATCTGATCGAACGCTACCTCGAAGGTGGTGAAGATGCACTTACCCGCGAGGAGCTGCTGCTCGGTCTCCGCACCGGCATCGCTGACGGTACGATTGTACCGGTCTTCTGTGGTTCGGCTACCGAGGTCGTTGGTATTGCCCAATTGCTCAACGGGATTATCGACTCTATCCCCTCGGCCGGGCGCAAGACGACGACGGCGACCGATCTGACCGGTGAAACTGAGATCGAACTGCGTCCCGATCGCAGTGAGCCGCTCGCAGCACTGGTCTTTAAGACAGTCGCCGATACGTATGGTAAGTTGAGCTATTTCCGTGTCTTCGCCGGTGAAGTGCGAGCCGGTATGACGCTGATCAATGCACGAACTCGGAAAGAAGAACGGATCGGACACGTCTACATTGTTCGAGGCAAAGAGCAGATCGAGGTTGAAGCGGTTGGCCCCGGTGACATCGGTTTACTGACCAAGCTCGGTGATACCCAAACGAACGACACCCTCTGTCTGCCATCACGTCCGCTGGCCCTCCAACCAATCGAGTTCCCGGCACCGGCGTTTATTGCTACGGTTAAGCCGCAGAGTCGCTCCGATCTCGATAAGCTGAGTTCGGCTCTGAGCCGCATGATTGAAGAGGATCCCTCGCTACACGTCTCGCGTGATGCGCGCACCGGCGAAGCGC includes the following:
- a CDS encoding sugar phosphate nucleotidyltransferase gives rise to the protein MKAVILVGGQGTRLRPLTCRTPKPMLPLVNQPFIEWMLLRLRDYGIREVILAVQYLADRFRTALGDGSHLDMRLHIVEEPEPRGTAGAVKHVEHLLDGTTFIFNGDVMTDLDLKAMLDFHRERGSKVTISLTPVDDPTQFGLVETDRDGRVRRFLEKPRLEDITTNFVNAGTYLIEPEIFRYVPPNQFYMFERGLFPVVLQTGDPMYGFPSRAYWTDIGKPQTYLDVHHDILIGKVQYHFRGQQVGERIWVEGEVDIHASAQIVGPVVIGHGTRIGRGTRIIGPTVIGERCEIGPECQIEGVVMWERNVIEEGVTLRNCVLGSGNRIGERSHIIDGTIISDECHIGQENRLERGIRIWPGTTLGDRAISF
- the mscL gene encoding large conductance mechanosensitive channel protein MscL, whose product is MLNEFRTFINRGNVLDLAVGVIIGAAFTAIINSLVNDIINPLLGLLVGGRTDMSNYFLPLAGQTATTLAEARAAGPVLAYGSFLNAVINFLLVAFVIFLIVRTANRFNPKPAEPPALPQPTPSERLLAEIRDLLAQR
- a CDS encoding universal stress protein, with the protein product MYRHILVPLDGSALAEQVLPHVHALAANEGTKQITLLRAVPPIFTTSVDYSGMLATTADAITTMEQEALEYLQHIAKQFQGEGYQVHIEISALPPAEAIIEYAENHDVDLIVIATHGRSGLSRWVFGSVTQKVVQVAPTPVLVIRPKEVKA
- the fusA gene encoding elongation factor G; its protein translation is MRAFESERIHNIGIFGHLGSGKTTLAEAMLMTAHAIPRMGRVEDGSTTSDYDPDEHRRGMSISLSVLPLEWNGDKINLIDVPGAADFAGEAAAAMRVIDGALIVIDASAGVEVGTELFWEMAVQQRIPRILFVNKLDRDNANFYRVIEQAREILDAAVIPLQIPIGSGKDFKGIISLRQQRAWLTSPKHDGGYIEADVPAELDTLMHEWRTALIDKIAATNDHLIERYLEGGEDALTREELLLGLRTGIADGTIVPVFCGSATEVVGIAQLLNGIIDSIPSAGRKTTTATDLTGETEIELRPDRSEPLAALVFKTVADTYGKLSYFRVFAGEVRAGMTLINARTRKEERIGHVYIVRGKEQIEVEAVGPGDIGLLTKLGDTQTNDTLCLPSRPLALQPIEFPAPAFIATVKPQSRSDLDKLSSALSRMIEEDPSLHVSRDARTGEALLSGLSETHLQIVAERMKRKFDVNIDLELPRIPYRETIRSIATGQYRHKKQTGGAGQFADVSLRVEPLPPDPNREDPLEFVNEIVGGVISRGFMPAIEKGIREAMEEGIISGNPVVDVRAAVFDGKEHPVDSKEIAFKTAAKEAFRIAAQKAGVIILEPIYNMEIIVPDQYAGDVMSDMSTRRGRVQGMMPHGNGKTVIHAQAPLAEIQRYATDLRGMTQGRGRFSISFAGYEEVPPHLVNQIVEAYKKELEAAHSH